In one Flavobacteriales bacterium genomic region, the following are encoded:
- the hflX gene encoding GTPase HflX → MIDPLELKGKAEKAVLVGLITDEQDADQSKEYLDELEFLAATADIATLKRFTQRMHKPDGRSYIGSGKLAEVKAWMEANGADCVIFDDELTPAQQRNLEKELAKPVLDRPRLILDIFARRARTAHAKKQVELAQYEYMLPRLTKLWTHLERQRGGTGTRGGAGEKEIETDRRLVRDRIALLKAQLKDIDKQMATQRGNRGKLVRVALVGYTNVGKSTLMNLLSKSDVFAENKLFATLDTTVRKVVLGNLPFLLSDTVGFIRKLPTQLIESFKSTLDETREADLLLHVVDISHHNFEEQYETVKQTLNEIGAGSTPTVVVFNKIDAYRPAPHDPDDLAPKRVDQYSLEELKASWMARMTTEECIFISAAARQNIDALRKLLYERVKTIHIARYPYESDLLFKDEYLEP, encoded by the coding sequence ATGATCGACCCGCTGGAGCTGAAGGGCAAGGCCGAGAAGGCCGTACTCGTGGGCCTGATCACCGATGAGCAGGACGCTGACCAGTCGAAGGAGTACCTGGACGAGCTCGAGTTCCTGGCCGCCACCGCCGACATCGCCACGCTGAAGCGCTTCACCCAGCGCATGCACAAACCCGACGGCCGCAGCTATATCGGCAGCGGCAAGCTGGCCGAGGTGAAGGCCTGGATGGAGGCCAATGGCGCCGACTGCGTCATCTTCGACGATGAGCTCACGCCGGCGCAGCAGCGCAACCTGGAGAAGGAGTTGGCGAAGCCGGTGCTCGACCGACCGCGCCTGATCCTGGACATCTTCGCCCGCAGGGCGCGCACCGCGCACGCCAAGAAGCAGGTGGAACTGGCGCAGTACGAGTACATGCTGCCGCGCCTCACCAAATTGTGGACGCACCTGGAGCGCCAGCGTGGCGGCACCGGCACGCGCGGCGGCGCCGGCGAGAAGGAGATCGAGACCGACCGCCGCCTGGTGCGCGACCGCATCGCGCTGCTCAAGGCCCAGCTCAAGGACATCGACAAGCAGATGGCCACCCAGCGCGGCAATCGCGGCAAGCTGGTGCGCGTGGCCCTGGTGGGCTACACCAACGTGGGCAAGAGCACGCTCATGAACCTGCTCAGCAAGAGCGACGTGTTCGCCGAGAACAAGCTCTTCGCCACGCTCGATACCACCGTGCGCAAGGTGGTGCTCGGCAACCTGCCCTTCCTGCTCAGCGATACCGTGGGCTTCATCCGCAAGCTGCCCACCCAGCTCATCGAGAGCTTCAAGAGCACCCTGGACGAGACGCGCGAGGCCGACCTCCTGCTGCACGTGGTGGACATCAGCCACCACAACTTCGAGGAGCAGTACGAGACCGTGAAGCAGACCCTGAACGAGATCGGCGCGGGCTCCACCCCCACCGTCGTCGTCTTCAACAAGATCGATGCGTACCGCCCCGCGCCGCACGACCCCGACGACCTGGCGCCCAAGCGCGTGGACCAGTACTCGCTGGAGGAGCTCAAGGCGAGCTGGATGGCCCGGATGACCACCGAGGAGTGCATCTTCATCAGCGCTGCGGCCCGGCAGAACATCGATGCGCTGCGCAAGCTGCTCTATGAGCGGGTGAAGACCATCCACATCGCGCGCTATCCCTACGAGAGCGACCTGCTCTTCAAGGACGAGTACCTGGAGCCTTGA
- a CDS encoding YfcC family protein — protein sequence MANRETKERRAPDALLIIAAVLALAVACTWIVPAGSFERREAVTEAGTRTAVVPGTYHAVDATPVPWWGFFTAPVKGFTDHQAAMIMAFVLLIGGAFAVLNATGAIDALLFRVLRWARDHPGRKRFVIPALMLAFSIGGNTFGMAEEVLVFLMITIPLARSLGWDAVVGAAIPFLGAGVGFAGAAFNPFTVGIAQGLGELPLFSGWELRMALWAVLTGIAIAFVMRYAARLEADPRRSILHGVSGRATEHGALEEKPLTGRRIAVLALFALTIMALIVGVNRYGWYIEEIAGLFIGMGVAAAMIGGIGADAAAKAFVGGARDMVAAALLIGLSRSVLLVMQEGQVVDTVLHALSGAISGLPASVSAQLMFAVQFAINFFVPSGSGQAALTMPVMTPLADLLHIPRQTAVLAYQLGDGLCNFVIPTSGVTMGILQIAGIPFGAWLRWIGRLMLLLVGAGMAFLALSVAVWQP from the coding sequence ATGGCAAACCGGGAAACAAAGGAGCGCAGGGCGCCCGATGCGCTGCTGATCATCGCCGCGGTGCTCGCGCTCGCCGTGGCATGCACCTGGATCGTCCCGGCCGGGTCGTTCGAAAGGCGCGAAGCGGTCACCGAAGCCGGCACGCGCACGGCCGTGGTGCCGGGCACCTACCACGCCGTGGATGCTACGCCCGTGCCGTGGTGGGGCTTCTTCACCGCGCCGGTGAAGGGATTCACGGACCATCAAGCGGCCATGATCATGGCCTTCGTGCTGCTGATCGGCGGGGCCTTCGCCGTGCTGAACGCAACGGGCGCCATCGATGCGCTGCTCTTCCGTGTGCTCCGCTGGGCCCGCGACCACCCCGGCCGCAAGCGATTCGTTATACCGGCCCTCATGCTCGCCTTCAGCATCGGAGGGAACACCTTCGGCATGGCGGAGGAGGTGCTCGTGTTCCTCATGATCACCATCCCGCTGGCGCGGAGCCTGGGCTGGGATGCCGTGGTGGGCGCGGCCATCCCCTTCCTCGGCGCGGGCGTGGGCTTCGCAGGCGCGGCGTTCAATCCCTTCACCGTGGGCATCGCACAGGGGCTTGGCGAACTGCCGTTGTTCAGCGGGTGGGAGCTCCGCATGGCGCTGTGGGCCGTGCTTACGGGAATCGCCATTGCCTTCGTGATGCGCTATGCCGCCCGGCTTGAGGCGGATCCGCGCCGCAGCATCCTGCACGGCGTGTCAGGACGGGCCACTGAGCATGGCGCACTGGAAGAGAAGCCGCTCACCGGCCGCCGCATCGCGGTGCTGGCGCTCTTCGCCCTCACCATCATGGCGCTCATCGTGGGCGTGAACCGCTACGGATGGTACATCGAGGAAATCGCCGGTCTCTTCATCGGCATGGGCGTAGCCGCGGCCATGATCGGCGGCATCGGTGCGGATGCCGCGGCCAAGGCCTTCGTGGGCGGTGCACGCGACATGGTCGCCGCCGCGCTGCTCATCGGGCTGAGCCGCAGCGTGCTGCTGGTGATGCAGGAGGGCCAGGTGGTGGACACGGTGCTCCATGCGCTCAGCGGCGCCATCAGCGGACTGCCGGCATCGGTGAGCGCGCAGCTCATGTTCGCGGTGCAGTTCGCCATCAACTTCTTCGTGCCCAGCGGCAGTGGCCAGGCGGCACTCACCATGCCGGTGATGACGCCGCTGGCGGACCTGCTCCACATCCCGCGGCAGACGGCCGTGCTCGCCTACCAGCTCGGCGACGGACTCTGCAACTTCGTCATCCCCACCAGCGGCGTCACCATGGGCATCCTGCAGATCGCGGGCATCCCCTTCGGCGCCTGGCTGCGATGGATCGGGCGGCTCATGCTGCTGCTGGTGGGCGCCGGCATGGCCTTCCTGGCCCTCAGCGTGGCCGTCTGGCAGCCCTGA
- a CDS encoding cytochrome c yields the protein MRRSLITLTALALMVLACGNGASAEAPLETGGDQGAQLFRLHCTLCHGKDGRLGFNGAKDLTASALSRAEMIAQVTNGKGKMMPYKNVLTAKEIEAVVDYTRKLGQAR from the coding sequence ATGAGAAGGAGCCTCATCACCCTCACCGCGCTGGCCCTCATGGTGCTGGCCTGCGGCAACGGAGCCTCGGCCGAAGCCCCACTGGAGACGGGCGGCGACCAAGGCGCACAGCTGTTCCGCCTGCACTGCACCCTGTGCCATGGCAAGGATGGCCGCTTGGGATTCAACGGCGCCAAGGACCTCACGGCCAGCGCGCTCTCGCGCGCCGAGATGATCGCACAGGTGACCAACGGCAAGGGGAAGATGATGCCCTATAAGAACGTGCTCACCGCGAAGGAGATCGAGGCCGTGGTGGACTACACACGCAAGCTGGGGCAGGCGCGATGA
- a CDS encoding amidohydrolase family protein: MRALRFLPLLAPLALHGQSMRPPAHVRDAAQPVHAFTGAVLHIDARTVVRDGTLLIQGDRVIAVGEKVSVPEGAVVRRLDGLHLWPALIEPYSDLGLPASTAEERKAEHRAARHWNAALRADADAHALYRPDGDRATALRAQGYALVVAHRMDGIARGTSAAIALNDEPPVKSVVQPRTAAHLSFSKGSSPDPYPSSLMGSIALLRQAILDARWHAAQPAGRHTDAVLEALAAQLGTRIVVEATDRNDILRWSALLKEQGLTGIIKGAGDEYARLEEVKAAAMPLIIPFAQPQAYDVEDPLDALEVSYARLKHWELAMRNPQLVDSMGIPFALTAHGRKDLKDLWKDLRQLVAHGLDSARAIEKLTVEPARLYGLEDRYGALRPGMRASFLITSHHLLHERNTIHENWVEGKRYLLADPEQPRLAGTYDLNLGDAIWLMEVGGEPAKPEVSIRRPDEPDSLKVKPRFEVNGSVLSLSFAPKGKPDALIRLNGTVHGGGGVWAGQGQKPGGAWFAWSAVRKADAMPAKGAKPDTAATKPTPARGPISRPLVGFGWTKAPEQQTVLFRGATVWTNTANGILRRADVLIHQGKVMAVGERIDPQALFPPKAKPEVVEVDAQGKHLTCGIVDEHSHIAIARGVNEGSHHITSEVRIGDAINPDDVNIYRNLAGGVTTVQQLHGSANPIGGQSAVIKLRWGHAADSLLLKGARPRIKFALGENVKQSNWGGGTRFPQTRMGVEQAFYDAFHQARAYEAEHAAWAGLRAKDREGRLPPRRDLRMEALAEILLGERDISCHSYVQSEIAMLMHVADSMRFKVNTFTHILEGYKVAPAMRRHGASASTFSDWWGYKLEVNDAIPHNAALLHRNAVNTGINSDDAEMSRRLNQEAAKAVKYGGLSAEEAWRMVTLNPARMLGLEHRIGSIEPGKDADLVLWSGDPLSIDSRALQTYVDGIRYYDEAQDRGQRTWVATERDRLIRAMVQAKAEGAPTLKPRRERPRLWHCDDLGDEEYLIEEHEVH; this comes from the coding sequence ATGCGCGCGCTCCGATTCCTGCCCCTGTTGGCTCCACTGGCTTTGCATGGCCAGAGCATGCGTCCCCCGGCCCATGTGCGCGATGCTGCCCAGCCGGTCCATGCCTTCACCGGGGCGGTGCTGCACATCGATGCGCGCACCGTTGTTCGGGATGGCACCCTTCTCATCCAGGGCGACCGGGTGATTGCCGTCGGTGAGAAGGTGAGCGTGCCGGAAGGTGCCGTCGTACGCCGCCTCGACGGCCTGCATCTCTGGCCGGCGCTCATCGAGCCCTACAGCGACCTGGGGCTTCCGGCCAGCACGGCCGAGGAGCGGAAGGCCGAGCACCGGGCCGCCCGGCATTGGAACGCTGCCCTTCGCGCCGACGCTGATGCCCATGCGCTCTACAGGCCCGACGGGGACCGCGCGACGGCGCTCCGTGCCCAAGGGTATGCCCTGGTCGTCGCCCACCGCATGGATGGCATCGCCCGGGGCACCTCCGCGGCCATCGCACTCAACGATGAGCCACCGGTGAAGAGCGTGGTGCAGCCGCGAACGGCTGCGCACCTAAGCTTCAGCAAGGGCAGCTCGCCCGATCCCTACCCCAGCTCGCTCATGGGCAGCATCGCGTTGCTGCGCCAGGCGATACTCGACGCCCGGTGGCATGCCGCCCAGCCGGCCGGTCGGCACACGGACGCCGTGCTGGAGGCGTTGGCCGCGCAGTTGGGCACGCGTATCGTGGTGGAGGCGACGGACCGCAATGACATCCTGCGCTGGTCCGCCTTGCTCAAGGAGCAGGGCCTCACGGGCATCATCAAGGGAGCGGGCGATGAGTACGCCCGGCTGGAGGAGGTGAAGGCTGCGGCCATGCCCCTGATCATCCCCTTCGCGCAGCCCCAGGCCTACGATGTGGAGGATCCACTGGACGCGCTGGAAGTCAGCTATGCGCGGCTGAAGCATTGGGAGCTCGCCATGCGCAACCCGCAGCTGGTGGACAGCATGGGCATCCCCTTTGCGCTCACCGCACATGGCCGGAAGGACCTGAAGGACCTTTGGAAGGATCTCCGCCAGCTGGTGGCCCATGGTCTTGACAGCGCGCGCGCCATCGAGAAGCTCACCGTCGAGCCTGCGCGCCTCTATGGCTTGGAGGACCGCTATGGCGCCCTGCGGCCCGGTATGCGGGCCTCCTTCCTGATCACCTCGCACCACCTGCTGCACGAACGCAATACGATCCACGAGAACTGGGTGGAGGGGAAGCGGTACCTGCTGGCCGATCCGGAGCAGCCCAGGCTGGCGGGCACCTACGACCTCAACCTCGGCGATGCCATCTGGCTCATGGAGGTGGGCGGTGAGCCGGCGAAGCCCGAGGTGAGCATCCGCCGGCCCGATGAGCCCGATAGCCTGAAGGTGAAGCCGCGCTTCGAGGTCAACGGGAGCGTGCTCAGCCTCAGCTTCGCACCGAAGGGCAAGCCCGATGCGCTGATCCGCCTCAACGGCACCGTCCATGGCGGCGGCGGCGTATGGGCGGGCCAAGGGCAGAAGCCTGGCGGGGCCTGGTTCGCCTGGAGCGCGGTGCGTAAGGCCGATGCGATGCCCGCCAAGGGCGCCAAGCCCGATACGGCAGCGACGAAGCCGACGCCGGCCCGCGGCCCGATCAGCCGCCCCCTTGTCGGCTTCGGCTGGACGAAGGCGCCCGAGCAGCAGACCGTGCTCTTCCGCGGCGCAACGGTCTGGACGAACACCGCGAACGGCATCCTGCGCAGGGCCGATGTGCTCATCCATCAGGGGAAGGTGATGGCGGTGGGCGAGCGGATCGATCCGCAGGCGCTCTTCCCGCCCAAGGCCAAGCCGGAGGTGGTGGAGGTGGATGCCCAAGGGAAGCACCTCACCTGCGGCATCGTCGATGAGCACTCGCACATCGCCATTGCGCGCGGCGTGAACGAGGGCTCGCACCACATCACCAGCGAGGTGCGGATCGGCGATGCGATCAATCCGGACGATGTCAACATCTACCGGAACCTTGCCGGCGGCGTCACCACCGTGCAGCAGCTGCACGGCAGCGCCAACCCCATCGGCGGGCAGAGCGCGGTGATCAAGCTGCGCTGGGGCCATGCAGCGGACAGCCTGCTCCTGAAGGGCGCGCGGCCCCGCATCAAGTTCGCCCTGGGCGAGAACGTGAAACAGAGCAATTGGGGCGGCGGTACGCGCTTCCCCCAGACGCGCATGGGCGTTGAGCAGGCGTTCTACGATGCCTTCCACCAGGCGCGCGCCTATGAGGCGGAGCATGCCGCATGGGCGGGCCTGAGGGCCAAGGACCGGGAGGGCAGGCTCCCTCCTCGGAGAGACCTGCGGATGGAGGCGCTGGCGGAGATCCTGCTCGGGGAGCGCGACATCAGCTGCCACAGCTATGTGCAGAGCGAGATCGCCATGCTCATGCATGTGGCGGACAGCATGCGCTTCAAGGTGAACACCTTCACGCACATCCTCGAAGGGTACAAGGTGGCCCCGGCAATGAGGCGCCATGGCGCCAGCGCCAGCACCTTCAGCGATTGGTGGGGCTACAAGCTGGAGGTGAACGATGCCATTCCGCACAATGCGGCGCTCCTGCACCGCAATGCGGTGAATACCGGCATCAATAGCGACGATGCGGAGATGAGCCGCAGGCTCAATCAGGAGGCGGCGAAGGCCGTGAAGTACGGCGGCCTCAGCGCGGAGGAGGCCTGGAGGATGGTGACGCTGAATCCTGCGCGCATGCTCGGGCTCGAGCACCGGATCGGGTCCATCGAGCCCGGCAAGGATGCCGATCTCGTCCTCTGGAGCGGTGACCCGCTCAGCATCGATTCCCGTGCCCTGCAGACCTACGTGGACGGCATCCGGTACTACGATGAGGCGCAGGACCGCGGGCAGCGTACATGGGTCGCCACCGAGCGCGACCGCCTCATCCGGGCCATGGTGCAGGCAAAGGCCGAGGGGGCGCCCACCCTGAAGCCCCGCCGCGAGCGGCCCCGGCTGTGGCATTGCGACGATCTCGGCGACGAGGAATACCTGATCGAGGAGCATGAGGTGCATTGA